The following coding sequences are from one Methanosarcina sp. WWM596 window:
- the pylD gene encoding 3-methylornithyl-N6-L-lysine dehydrogenase PylD, translated as MALLTPEDLENINRQLHEADSAVRRVTGLDIKGVCKDFYGTTPCCEKIGIVPVTSGNGIIGNFSESLHAITEYFGFDSFVTDIPDVSGYYEAVRNGAQIILMADDNTFLAHNLKNGKIANNQPCTGIIYAEIASRYLKADSKDVLAVGLGKVGFPGVAHFVHKGFRVYGYDADSTILEKTASSLGITPFDPNNPRKFSIIFEATPCADTVPESVISENCVISTPGIPCAISNELQKKYGVELVMEPLGIGTASMLYSIL; from the coding sequence ATGGCACTTTTAACCCCAGAAGACCTGGAAAACATTAACAGACAGCTTCATGAAGCTGATTCTGCTGTCCGGAGAGTTACAGGGCTTGATATAAAAGGAGTCTGCAAAGACTTCTACGGCACAACCCCATGCTGTGAAAAAATAGGCATTGTACCTGTGACCTCGGGAAACGGGATCATAGGAAACTTCTCGGAATCCCTGCATGCAATTACAGAATATTTCGGATTTGACAGTTTTGTTACGGATATTCCTGACGTGAGCGGGTACTACGAGGCAGTAAGGAACGGAGCGCAAATTATCCTTATGGCGGACGACAATACCTTCCTTGCCCATAACCTCAAAAACGGAAAAATAGCCAACAACCAGCCCTGTACAGGCATAATTTATGCGGAAATAGCCTCCAGATACCTGAAAGCCGATTCAAAGGATGTGCTTGCTGTTGGCCTGGGAAAGGTGGGCTTTCCGGGAGTAGCGCACTTCGTACATAAAGGCTTCAGGGTCTACGGATATGATGCTGACAGCACAATCCTCGAGAAAACCGCATCCAGCCTCGGGATTACTCCTTTCGACCCCAACAACCCCAGAAAATTCTCCATTATTTTCGAGGCTACCCCCTGTGCGGACACGGTCCCCGAATCCGTGATTTCAGAAAACTGCGTAATTTCCACCCCCGGAATCCCCTGTGCTATTTCCAACGAGCTTCAAAAGAAGTACGGAGTTGAACTTGTAATGGAACCTCTCGGGATAGGGACGGCATCAATGCTGTATTCGATTCTCTAA
- a CDS encoding methylamine methyltransferase corrinoid protein reductive activase, whose translation MYGIALDLGTSGFRAQFIDLETNETLKTVITMGHPLPGGNVMDHLDFAITTGEDVAHGVIIETIRRMFLKFDADLSKVERLAVCGNPIQLSLFQNIEIRDLAYAGENKQKMLGVQDVKRDARVFPASELFGDTDLPNCEVIVPPAIRHEIGADALAMMLETDFLSQTEPALVTDYGTNAEMALKVGDRIITASAAAGPAIEGQGISSGMLASPGAICDVKPEGEYWKIIVLDKEMEKQDAYLIHPVTGEIKESYGGETVGITGTGVISAFSLAMRSGLITKSPKLPNGKLILGPGIEITEKDVEEAGKAIGAIRAAHMTLIVESGIKYEDLEYAYMSGASGAYVDAEASRRLGATPGYAKKIVQFGNTSLALARELVLNRSRLEDVIEIAKRITADHLMMATSETFNNFYLCELSYWTMGMPLEMYDQMLELYGLPKLPKTLEHAIIEKRVSKDIEHVGVGGLAILKEIGIILEVPVDKCIYCLKCVEECPEDALEIVETDGKMIAKYDSQKCLGTSCRRCVSICPEEAIDITKLRITGAK comes from the coding sequence ATGTACGGAATAGCACTTGATCTGGGTACCAGCGGTTTTAGAGCCCAGTTTATTGATCTTGAAACGAATGAAACTTTAAAAACAGTCATAACCATGGGTCATCCTCTCCCCGGAGGAAATGTCATGGATCACCTGGATTTTGCAATCACAACAGGTGAGGATGTGGCTCATGGAGTAATTATCGAAACTATCAGGAGAATGTTCCTGAAATTCGATGCAGACCTTTCTAAAGTAGAAAGACTTGCAGTCTGCGGAAACCCTATCCAGCTTTCCCTTTTCCAGAACATAGAAATCAGGGATCTGGCATACGCAGGGGAAAACAAGCAGAAAATGCTCGGAGTCCAGGATGTAAAAAGAGATGCCCGTGTGTTTCCAGCCTCAGAGCTTTTCGGGGATACGGACCTGCCTAACTGTGAAGTTATCGTGCCCCCCGCAATCAGGCATGAGATCGGAGCAGACGCCCTTGCCATGATGCTGGAAACTGATTTCCTTAGCCAGACCGAACCTGCACTTGTTACCGATTACGGGACAAACGCCGAAATGGCCCTGAAGGTTGGGGACAGGATTATCACGGCAAGTGCTGCCGCAGGCCCTGCGATTGAAGGGCAGGGCATAAGTTCCGGCATGCTTGCAAGCCCCGGGGCTATCTGTGACGTGAAACCCGAGGGCGAATACTGGAAAATTATAGTCCTTGATAAGGAGATGGAAAAGCAGGATGCCTACCTTATCCATCCGGTCACAGGCGAGATTAAGGAGTCCTATGGTGGGGAAACCGTGGGCATCACAGGTACCGGGGTAATCTCGGCTTTTTCCCTGGCCATGAGAAGCGGGCTGATAACTAAATCTCCGAAACTTCCCAATGGGAAGCTGATTCTTGGCCCTGGAATTGAAATCACTGAAAAAGATGTGGAAGAAGCCGGAAAGGCCATAGGGGCGATCCGTGCAGCTCACATGACCCTCATTGTGGAGTCCGGAATAAAGTATGAAGACCTTGAGTATGCATACATGTCAGGGGCTTCCGGAGCCTATGTAGACGCTGAAGCTTCCCGCAGGCTCGGGGCCACCCCGGGTTATGCCAAAAAAATTGTCCAGTTCGGAAACACCTCTCTTGCTCTTGCACGGGAACTTGTTCTGAACAGGTCCAGGCTGGAGGATGTTATCGAGATTGCAAAAAGAATTACTGCCGATCACCTCATGATGGCGACCAGCGAGACCTTCAATAACTTCTATCTCTGCGAACTCTCCTACTGGACCATGGGAATGCCGCTTGAAATGTACGACCAGATGCTTGAACTCTACGGGTTGCCCAAACTCCCGAAAACCCTGGAACACGCCATTATCGAAAAGCGAGTCAGCAAGGATATAGAACATGTCGGAGTTGGCGGGCTTGCCATCCTCAAAGAAATAGGCATAATCCTCGAAGTCCCTGTGGATAAGTGCATCTACTGCCTGAAATGCGTAGAAGAATGCCCTGAAGACGCCCTCGAAATCGTCGAAACCGATGGCAAAATGATCGCAAAATACGACAGCCAGAAATGCCTCGGCACAAGCTGCCGCCGTTGTGTGAGCATCTGCCCTGAAGAGGCCATCGACATCACCAAACTCCGCATCACCGGCGCAAAATAA
- the mtbA gene encoding methylcobamide:CoM methyltransferase MtbA gives MTEYTPKERLYRALRKQPVDRMPAVCFTQTATVEQMEACGAFWPEAHADATKMATLAEAGHTVIGFEAVRVPFDITAEAELFGCGIKAGDLKQQPSVIKHVVKNLEDLDKLRDYKLNEGRIGQVLEAVKILSEKHGKELPIIGSMIGPFSLAQHLNGDAWFGNLFTGEDVVPALLDFCSDFNIAYAKAMAENGMDTLAIIDPTASYELIGGEFYEKYALPYQKKIVDAMKELDIATVLHICGNTTKGLSIMEKTGVEGISVDQRVDIATAKGNVENTLIIGNLDPVAVLWNGTPEDVAAASKKVLDAGVGLLAPGCGIVSMTPTACLQKMVECAKNHRY, from the coding sequence ATGACAGAATACACACCAAAAGAAAGATTATACCGTGCATTAAGGAAACAGCCAGTGGACAGAATGCCCGCAGTCTGTTTCACCCAGACAGCAACTGTTGAACAGATGGAAGCCTGCGGAGCCTTCTGGCCCGAAGCCCATGCCGACGCAACAAAAATGGCAACCCTTGCAGAAGCAGGACACACAGTAATAGGCTTTGAAGCTGTGAGAGTCCCCTTTGACATCACAGCCGAAGCAGAACTTTTTGGCTGCGGGATAAAGGCTGGCGACCTGAAGCAGCAGCCGTCTGTGATCAAGCACGTTGTCAAGAACCTGGAAGACCTGGACAAGCTCAGGGACTACAAACTGAATGAAGGCAGAATTGGACAGGTACTCGAAGCCGTCAAGATTCTTTCCGAAAAACACGGAAAAGAACTCCCAATTATCGGTTCTATGATCGGCCCCTTCTCCCTTGCCCAGCACCTCAATGGGGACGCCTGGTTCGGAAACCTTTTCACCGGCGAAGACGTCGTCCCTGCACTCCTTGACTTCTGCTCGGACTTCAATATAGCATACGCAAAAGCAATGGCTGAAAATGGAATGGATACCCTTGCAATCATCGACCCCACAGCAAGCTACGAACTCATCGGCGGGGAATTCTACGAAAAGTACGCTCTCCCCTACCAGAAAAAGATCGTTGATGCAATGAAGGAACTCGACATAGCTACAGTCCTCCACATCTGCGGAAACACCACCAAAGGTCTTTCGATCATGGAAAAGACCGGGGTTGAAGGGATCAGTGTTGACCAGAGAGTTGACATCGCAACCGCAAAAGGTAATGTGGAAAACACACTCATCATCGGAAACCTCGACCCGGTAGCCGTACTCTGGAATGGAACCCCCGAAGACGTCGCAGCAGCATCAAAGAAGGTACTTGATGCCGGAGTTGGACTACTCGCACCGGGATGTGGGATTGTAAGCATGACCCCTACTGCCTGTCTCCAGAAAATGGTTGAATGTGCTAAAAACCACAGGTATTAA
- a CDS encoding methyltransferase cognate corrinoid protein, translating to MANQEIFDKLRDAIVNQNIAGTAQLAREALDAGISAIDIITKGLSVGMKVVGDKFEAAEIFLPQIMMSAKAMNNAMEVLTPELEKNRKEGEETGLAITFVAEGDIHDIGHRLVSTMLGANGFEILDLGTDVLNETVVEEAAKHKGQKVILVGSALMTTSMLGQKDLMDRLREENLRDNVKCMFGGAPVSMKWIEEIGADATAENAAEAAKVALDVMK from the coding sequence ATGGCGAACCAAGAGATTTTTGATAAGTTACGCGATGCGATAGTTAACCAGAACATCGCAGGCACTGCACAGTTAGCCAGGGAAGCCCTGGATGCAGGAATTTCCGCAATTGACATTATTACAAAGGGTCTTTCCGTTGGAATGAAGGTTGTGGGGGACAAATTCGAAGCCGCCGAGATTTTCCTGCCCCAGATTATGATGTCTGCAAAAGCAATGAACAATGCAATGGAAGTCCTTACCCCCGAACTTGAAAAGAACAGAAAAGAAGGAGAGGAAACCGGACTTGCAATCACCTTCGTTGCAGAGGGAGATATCCACGACATCGGACACCGCCTTGTTTCCACCATGCTCGGAGCAAATGGATTTGAGATCCTTGACCTCGGAACCGATGTCCTTAATGAAACCGTTGTAGAAGAGGCTGCAAAACACAAAGGACAAAAGGTTATCCTTGTCGGCTCAGCCCTCATGACCACCTCCATGCTCGGCCAGAAAGACCTCATGGACAGGCTCAGGGAAGAAAACCTCAGGGACAACGTAAAATGCATGTTCGGAGGAGCCCCCGTATCCATGAAGTGGATCGAGGAGATCGGAGCGGATGCAACCGCAGAAAACGCTGCAGAAGCTGCAAAAGTTGCACTTGATGTAATGAAATAA